Within Sphingobium aromaticiconvertens, the genomic segment CGTCGGACATGGGCAAACTCTATGTGGCGCTGGCGCAAGCCATAGAGCGGCTGCGGCAGTAACAACCGCCGACCGCGTCAATCATATTTGACCTTCGGAAAGAAATCGCTCCGTCCCTCCGGGGTCATGTCGAGCAGCCCCCATAGAGCATTGGTCAAGTCCCCTGATCTGTGATGCTGGCCGGCCTCACCGGGTACGAAGGACATTTCGCTGCCCCAAAAATGCCTGATCTTTCTGCCCTCGCGCCGAAAAACATTATAGATCGTCTCGTCCCAATCCTGCCCATCCGGCACCCCATGTGCCTTGCGCATCGGAGCGGGCAACTTGGACGTGTCCCCAAAATAGTCCGCATCATAGCTGTTCCCGGCGGTTGAAACGAACCGCAGATGATCCCAACCACGCTCACTCGCCCAGGCGACCAGACGGGCGATAGGCGACTTGGCAACGATATAGAGGCTGGCCCGCTGCCCGATGTGCCGGGCCGCGCCTTCCATCGAATCCAGAAGATGCGTACATCCGGAACAGGGAGTATTCCGGTCAGGTCCGTACATGAAGCTATAAAGAATGAGCGTATCATGGGCACCGAACAATGTGGACATCGGCACCAATTCGGGCCGGGCATTGTCGCCGATCCGTTCAAAGGGATAGTCTTGAGGTATCTCGCCACCGGGTGGCAGAGTGCGGCGTTGCGCCGCGACCGCCTCGATCTGCGCCCTCAGCGCAATCTCCGCCTCTAGCAATGCATTGCGCGCGGCTCGATAGCCGTTCGTCTCGTTCGGGTAGGATAGATGCGCCATATGTCAGATCCTCCGGATAAAATCCGCCGGACGTCCAACGCGCGATTCCCTTGTCTGTTTCCCGCCGCTCTCAGCGTCCCAGTCGAATCAGGCTTTCCATAGTCACCCAACCTTCGACATAATTGGCGTAATAGAGGCCGAACAGCACCGCCGACAGAATCGTCGCGCGGAGCGCCACTCGCCCCGGCCGGAAATTGCTGGGCGCGCTGTCCGCCTGCCCCTTGACCAGCACCTCACCGCTTTCATCCGGTGTCTGCAAGCCAAAAGGCAGGGCGATGAAAGCGCTGATCACCCAGAACAGCGCATAGATGGCAAAGATCGCAAACCAGTTCATGGGATCAGCGCTTACGCCCTGACGATCAGCACGTCCACTATCGGCTTCTTGCCAGTCCAGCGGCTCGCGGTCCGCCGCACGGCCAGCCTTACGCGTTCGCGCAACGCCTCAATCTCCAGCGATCCCTTGGGGATGGTCGCGGCGGCTTCCTTGGCGGCTTCCGCCAGGAAATTGGCTTTGTCCTCTTCCACCGGGACACCTTGCGTTCGAAGCTCAGGCTGACCGACTAGTCGCCCCTTGCCATCAATCGCCACCGCCACGCTGATCTGTCCATGCAACGCAACCTTGCGCCGCTCGTTCATCGTCTGACCGTCGGCAGGCAGAATGACGTCGCCGTCGAGCACCAGCCTGCCGGTATCCTCATTGCCGATGATCGTGGGTGTTCCCGGCGCAAGTCGGATAAGGTCGCCATTGGACTGAACCAAGGCTTGCCCAATGCCGCTCGCCAGCCCCAGCCGCGCCTGTTCGGCCATGTGGCGCCGCTCGCCATGGACCGGCAATAGCAACTCAGGCCGTATCCAGCCATACATGGCCTCCAGTTCTGGCCGCCCGGGATGGCCCGACACATGGACCTCTGCCTGCCGATCCGTCACCATCACCACGCCCGCCGTCGCCAGCGCATTCTGGATGCGGCCGATGGCGATTTCATTGCCCGGTATCTGCTTGGAGGAGAAAACGACCGTGTCGCCCATCGCCAACTTGATCGGATGGCTGTCGAACGCGATCCGCGCCAGCGCTGCGCGCGCTTCGCCCTGTCCGCCGGTGGCGACGATCATTACTTCGTTCCGGGGCAGCTTCATCGCCGCCTCCCAGTCCACCGTCGGCGGAAAGTCCTTGAGATAACCGACAGCCTTCGCCGCACCGATGATTCGGTCGAGCGAACGGCCCGCAACGCACAGCGTGCGCCCGGTCGCTTTTGCAACCTCCCCCAGCGTCTGCACCCGCGCCGCGTTGGACGCGAAGGTCGTCACCAGCACCCGCCCCTTGGCGCCCGCGATGGTCTGCATCAACCCTTCGCGCACGTCGAATTCAGACCCGCTGGCGTCATTGTTGAACGCATTGGTACTGTCGCACACCAGCGCCAGCACGCCCTCATCGCCGATCGCGGTCAACTGTGCCGGGGTCGAGGGCACACCCAGTAACGGTCGGTCGTCCAGCTTCCAGTCCCCGGTGTGGAAAATCCTGCCATGCGGCGTATCGATCAGCAGCGCGTTCCCTTCGGGGATCGAATGCGCCAGCGGCACATAGCGGAAGCCGAACGGCCCGAGTTCGAAACTGCCCTCATTGTCGATGACATTGAGTTCAACGTCCTTGCTCAACCCCTCCTCTTCCAGCTTCAGCCGGATGAGGTTGGCGGTAAACGGCGTCGCATAGAGTGGCACGCCCAGATCGGCCGCCAGATAGGGGATCGCGCCGATATGGTCCTCATGCCCATGTGTGAGGACGATGCCGAGCAAGTCGTCGCGCCGTTCCTCGATAAAGGCGAGGTCAGGCAGGATCAGTTCCACGCCCGGATAATTGGGATCAGCGAAGGTCAGGCCCAGATCAACCATCACCCACTTGCCCTGGCAACCATAGAGATTAACATTCATGCCGATCTCACCCGACCCGCCCAGGGCCAGGAAGAGCAGCTCATCTTTGGGTTTCATTATGTCTTCAAACTCCGTTCGTGCATCAGCGCGAGGCCCTGAACCGTCAGATCCGGCGCGATCGCATCGAAAATATCGCTGTTATCATTGAAGAGGACCGCCAGGCCCCCCGTCGAAATCACTCTTGTCGGTCGACCGATCTCGCTCCGCATCCGCGCGACCAGCCCTTCCATCATCGCTACATAGCCCCAGAAGACGCCAATATGCATCTGCGCTTCTGTCGTCCGACCGATTACCGACCGATTCTCCGGTGGGGCGATCGCAATCTTGGGCAGTTTCGCCGCCGCACTCACCAGCGCATCCAGCGACAGATTGATGCCAGGCGCGATGATGCCACCCTTATAGGTACCGTGATAATCCACGACATCGAACGTCGTCGCCGTACCGAAATCGATGATGATCAAATCACCTTCGTACAAATGGTGCGCCCCGATGACATTTACAACGCGGTCCGCGCCGACCGATCCCGGTTCGGCCACATCTAGTTCTATGCCCCAATCCACCGGCGGCTGTCCGGCGATCAACGGGGTCGTCTTGAAATATTTTTCCGCCAGCACCTGTAGGTTATGAAGCGCGCGCGGCACGACTGTCGCGATGATGACCGCATCGACATCGCGCAGCGCAAAGCCTTCCAGCATCAACAGTTGGTTGAGCCACACCGCATATTCATCCGCCGTCCGGCGCGGGTCGGTGGCGATCCGCCAGCGGGCGCGGATATCCCGTCCCTCCAGCAGTGCGAAAACGACATTGGTATTGCCCGCGTCGATGGCGAGAAGCATGGCTCCGTAGCTCCGAAAGGTTCAGATCAGGAAAATATCACCGGCATGAATGGCATGGGCATCGCCATTCGCCAAGCGCAGGATGAGTGTCCCTTGTGCGTCCAGCGTATCGAATTGCCCTTCCACCTTGCCGCCATCGGGCAGGACAACGCGCATCGGCGTGCCCCTGGCATAGGCATTGGCGAGCCATTGGGCGCGCACCGGCGCAATCCCCTGCCCCCGCCAGATAGACAGCCAGTGCGCGAACAATTCCGCCAGTCGCACCGTCAGTGTTGCCGCATCAGCTTCCACCGCGCCCTCGTGCCACAGGCTCGTCACCGGGCGGTCCAGCTTCGCCGGGAAGCCCGTGACATTGATACCGATGCCCACGATGACCGCATCGCCGGTCCGCTCCAGCAGGATGCCAGCCAGCTTGGCTTCACCGACCAATATGTCATTGGGCCATTTGATCCGCGCGCCATTGGGCAAAAGCGGTGCGACCAACGCATGAACAGCAACCGCCGCGACCAGCGCCAGAGTCGGCGCCAAGGGATCACCGGGCCGCAACCGCACCAGCGTGGACGCGTGGAGATTACCTTCCGGGCTTTCCCAGCTTCGGCCCAGCCGCCCGCGTCCGCCAATCTGACGTCCCGCGCGCAGCCATGTCCCATCAGCGGCGCCATCGATCGCCAACGCCGTCAGATCAGCATTGCTCGATCCGGTTTCTTCAACGAAGCGGATGTCGATCAGAACAACGACGCCGCCGCCGCCGCACTTGCCTTATCGAGCATCGGGTTCAGCAGATAGCCCAGCACGATCACAACGGCACAGGCCGTCATGATGATCCGCTCGACCGCCCCGCCCTTCGCCTCATAGGCGGCGGCCGGCTCGTCGAAATAGATCGTCTTGATGATCTTGAGATAATAATAGGCGCCGATCACCGAAGCTGCGATGCCGATCGCGGCCAACGCGGTCAGATTTGCGGCAACGGCAGCTTCAAACACCAGGAACTTCGCCCAGAAGCCAAACAGCGGCGGGATACCCGCCATCGAAAACATGAAGATAGCGTAGCAAGCCGCCAGCCCTTTGCGCGACTGGGACAGGCCAGACAGGCTGGCGATCGTCTCGACCGGACGACCTTCCGCATCGCGCATCTGGAGTACGCAGGCAAAGGCGCCCAGCGTCATCACGACATAGATGGCCATATAGCTCATCGTCGCGGCGACACCGGCGGGGGTGGCCGCCGCCAGACCGATCAGCGCAAAGCCGACATTGTTGATCGACGAATAGGCCATCAGGCGTTTGATATTGGTCTGGCCGATGGCGGCAACTGCGCCGAAGATGATGGACACCAAAGCGACAAAGATCACGATCTGCTGCCAGGCAAGGCCCGCAGGCCCCAGCGCCTCGATTGCGACGCGAACGGTCAGGCCGATCGCCGCCACCTTGGGCGCGCTGGCGAAGAAGGTCGTGACCGGGGTCGGCGCGCCTTCATAGACGTCAGGCGTCCACATATGGAACGGCACCGCGCTGATCTTGAACGCCAGCCCCGACAGCACGAACGCCATGCCGAAAATCTCGCCCTTCGACAGCCCGTCACCCATGGCGATGGCAATGCCATCGAAGCTGGTGCTGCCGGTAAAACCATAGAGGAGCGAAATGCCGTAGAGCAGGATGCCGCTGGCCAAAGACCCAAGCACGAAATATTTAAGGCCCGCTTCGGACGAACGCTCATCCTGACGCATGAAGCTGGCAAGCACATAGGCGGCCAGGCTGTTCATCTCCAGACCGACATAGAGGGTCAACATGTCACCCGCCGACACCATCATGCCCATGCCGATCGACGCGAACAGGATCAGGATCGGATATTCGGCGCGCAAGACCCCGTCCGCGATGAAGAAGCGTGGAGCCAGCAGGATCGAAAAAGCCGCCGCACCATAGATCAGCGCCTTGGCGAAGACCGAAAAGGCGTCGGCACGGTACAGGCCATCAAAAGCGTCCGGCCCATGCGCCAGCGAACAGGCGAGCGCCATGCCCGCCCCGGCCAGCACCAACACCGACAGTGCATTGATCGCAGGGGTCACCCGATCGCCCGCATAGGCGGCAACCATCAGCAGGATCAGGCCGCCCAGCGTCAGCACCAACTCAGGCATGACGGCAAGCAGGGAAGCAGAATCAACCATTAATGTGCGCCCCCGTGCGCTGCTTCGACTTCATGATGCGCTTCTCCCGCAGGCTTGGGCGCACCCATCTTGATCTTGGAATCCCCGGCAGGCGCAGCAGGCGCCAACCGCGCTTCCAGCGCCTGAATGTCAGGCCGCATGGGCGCAAGGAAGCTTTCTGGATAGACGCCCATCCACAGCACGACCGCGGCGATCGGCGCCAGCAGCCACAGCTCGCGTCCCGACAGGTCGGGCATCGCGGCGGCATCGGCATTAACCTGTTCGCCATAACAGATGCGGCGATAGAGGTAGAGCATATAGGCCGCGCCCAGGATGATGCCTGTGGTGCAGACCAGCGCTACCCAGCTCGATGCCTGATATACGCCCATCAGGGCCAGAAATTCGCCGACAAAGTTGCTGGTGCCCGGAAGACCCACCGATGCCATGGTGAAGAACAGGAACAGCACCGCATATTGGGGCATGTTGATTGACAGGCCGCCATAGCGATTAATTTCGCGAGTATGCAGGCGATCGTAGATGACACCGACGCAAAGGAACAGCGCACCCGCAACCAGACCGTGGCCCAGCATCACCATCATCGCGCCTTCGATACCCGCCTGGTTGAAGGCGAACAGGCCGACCGTCACGATGCCCATATGCGCGACCGAGGAATAGGCGATCAGCTTCTTCATGTCGGACTGCACCAGCGCGACGAGGCTGGTGTACACCACCGCCACCATCGACAGGCCCCAGACCAGCGGCGCCAACTGCGCGGACGCATCCGGGAACATCGGCAGTGAGAAGCGGATGAAGCCGTAGCCACCCATTTTCAGCAGCACGCCCGCCAGAATGACCGAGCCAGCCGTCGGCGCCTGAACATGTGCATCGGGCAACCAGGTGTGAACCGGCCACATCGGCATCTTGACCGCAAAGCTCGCGAAAAAGGCCAGCCACAGCCATATCTGGATCTTCGGGTCGAAATTATAGGCCATCAGCGTCGGGATTTCGGTCGTCCCGGCCTCATGCACCATCCACATCATCGCGATCAGCATCAACACGGAGCCGAGCAGCGTGTAGAGGAAGAATTTGTAGCTGGCGTAGATACGATCCGCGCCACCCCAGATACCGATGATCAGGTACATCGGGATCAGGCCGGCTTCGAACATGATATAGAAGAGGTAGAGATCCTGCGCGGTGAAGACGCCGATCATCAACACCTCCATGAACAGGAAAGCCGCCATATATTCGCCGACGCGTTTGTTGATCGCGTTCCAGCTTGCGCCGATGCAGATCGGCATCAGGAACACGGTGAGCGCGATTAGCATCAGGGCGATGCCGTCGATCCCCAGCGCCCAGGCGAAGCGACCGAAGATCGGCGCATATTCCTGGAACTGCCACTGGGGCGCACTGCCCGACTGGTCAAAGCTGGCCCAAAGCACGATGCCAAGGGCAAGGTCGATCAGGGTCGCGACCAGAGCGATCCAGCGCGCCTTGTTGGCGTCCGCGAACAGACAGGCGATCGCGCCTGCCATCGGCACGGCCATCATCAGGGAAAGGAGGGGAAAGCCGTCCATTATCGTGTCATCGCCCAGGTTGCGGCCGCGGCTAGCCCGATCAGCATCACCAGCGCATAGGTGTAGAGATAGCCGGACTGGAGCCGACGGGTGATCTTCCCGCCCTGCACCACC encodes:
- a CDS encoding DUF899 family protein; protein product: MAHLSYPNETNGYRAARNALLEAEIALRAQIEAVAAQRRTLPPGGEIPQDYPFERIGDNARPELVPMSTLFGAHDTLILYSFMYGPDRNTPCSGCTHLLDSMEGAARHIGQRASLYIVAKSPIARLVAWASERGWDHLRFVSTAGNSYDADYFGDTSKLPAPMRKAHGVPDGQDWDETIYNVFRREGRKIRHFWGSEMSFVPGEAGQHHRSGDLTNALWGLLDMTPEGRSDFFPKVKYD
- a CDS encoding DUF1467 family protein; this encodes MNWFAIFAIYALFWVISAFIALPFGLQTPDESGEVLVKGQADSAPSNFRPGRVALRATILSAVLFGLYYANYVEGWVTMESLIRLGR
- a CDS encoding ribonuclease J — protein: MKPKDELLFLALGGSGEIGMNVNLYGCQGKWVMVDLGLTFADPNYPGVELILPDLAFIEERRDDLLGIVLTHGHEDHIGAIPYLAADLGVPLYATPFTANLIRLKLEEEGLSKDVELNVIDNEGSFELGPFGFRYVPLAHSIPEGNALLIDTPHGRIFHTGDWKLDDRPLLGVPSTPAQLTAIGDEGVLALVCDSTNAFNNDASGSEFDVREGLMQTIAGAKGRVLVTTFASNAARVQTLGEVAKATGRTLCVAGRSLDRIIGAAKAVGYLKDFPPTVDWEAAMKLPRNEVMIVATGGQGEARAALARIAFDSHPIKLAMGDTVVFSSKQIPGNEIAIGRIQNALATAGVVMVTDRQAEVHVSGHPGRPELEAMYGWIRPELLLPVHGERRHMAEQARLGLASGIGQALVQSNGDLIRLAPGTPTIIGNEDTGRLVLDGDVILPADGQTMNERRKVALHGQISVAVAIDGKGRLVGQPELRTQGVPVEEDKANFLAEAAKEAAATIPKGSLEIEALRERVRLAVRRTASRWTGKKPIVDVLIVRA
- a CDS encoding type III pantothenate kinase, with amino-acid sequence MLLAIDAGNTNVVFALLEGRDIRARWRIATDPRRTADEYAVWLNQLLMLEGFALRDVDAVIIATVVPRALHNLQVLAEKYFKTTPLIAGQPPVDWGIELDVAEPGSVGADRVVNVIGAHHLYEGDLIIIDFGTATTFDVVDYHGTYKGGIIAPGINLSLDALVSAAAKLPKIAIAPPENRSVIGRTTEAQMHIGVFWGYVAMMEGLVARMRSEIGRPTRVISTGGLAVLFNDNSDIFDAIAPDLTVQGLALMHERSLKT
- a CDS encoding biotin--[acetyl-CoA-carboxylase] ligase, with translation MRFVEETGSSNADLTALAIDGAADGTWLRAGRQIGGRGRLGRSWESPEGNLHASTLVRLRPGDPLAPTLALVAAVAVHALVAPLLPNGARIKWPNDILVGEAKLAGILLERTGDAVIVGIGINVTGFPAKLDRPVTSLWHEGAVEADAATLTVRLAELFAHWLSIWRGQGIAPVRAQWLANAYARGTPMRVVLPDGGKVEGQFDTLDAQGTLILRLANGDAHAIHAGDIFLI
- the nuoN gene encoding NADH-quinone oxidoreductase subunit NuoN; translation: MVDSASLLAVMPELVLTLGGLILLMVAAYAGDRVTPAINALSVLVLAGAGMALACSLAHGPDAFDGLYRADAFSVFAKALIYGAAAFSILLAPRFFIADGVLRAEYPILILFASIGMGMMVSAGDMLTLYVGLEMNSLAAYVLASFMRQDERSSEAGLKYFVLGSLASGILLYGISLLYGFTGSTSFDGIAIAMGDGLSKGEIFGMAFVLSGLAFKISAVPFHMWTPDVYEGAPTPVTTFFASAPKVAAIGLTVRVAIEALGPAGLAWQQIVIFVALVSIIFGAVAAIGQTNIKRLMAYSSINNVGFALIGLAAATPAGVAATMSYMAIYVVMTLGAFACVLQMRDAEGRPVETIASLSGLSQSRKGLAACYAIFMFSMAGIPPLFGFWAKFLVFEAAVAANLTALAAIGIAASVIGAYYYLKIIKTIYFDEPAAAYEAKGGAVERIIMTACAVVIVLGYLLNPMLDKASAAAAASLF
- a CDS encoding NADH-quinone oxidoreductase subunit M; the protein is MDGFPLLSLMMAVPMAGAIACLFADANKARWIALVATLIDLALGIVLWASFDQSGSAPQWQFQEYAPIFGRFAWALGIDGIALMLIALTVFLMPICIGASWNAINKRVGEYMAAFLFMEVLMIGVFTAQDLYLFYIMFEAGLIPMYLIIGIWGGADRIYASYKFFLYTLLGSVLMLIAMMWMVHEAGTTEIPTLMAYNFDPKIQIWLWLAFFASFAVKMPMWPVHTWLPDAHVQAPTAGSVILAGVLLKMGGYGFIRFSLPMFPDASAQLAPLVWGLSMVAVVYTSLVALVQSDMKKLIAYSSVAHMGIVTVGLFAFNQAGIEGAMMVMLGHGLVAGALFLCVGVIYDRLHTREINRYGGLSINMPQYAVLFLFFTMASVGLPGTSNFVGEFLALMGVYQASSWVALVCTTGIILGAAYMLYLYRRICYGEQVNADAAAMPDLSGRELWLLAPIAAVVLWMGVYPESFLAPMRPDIQALEARLAPAAPAGDSKIKMGAPKPAGEAHHEVEAAHGGAH